A genomic region of Jeotgalibaca ciconiae contains the following coding sequences:
- a CDS encoding sensor histidine kinase, with protein MKKTKSFLYLLGFFLICILLFFFVLYHYTTRQLNSSLSNSAENQLSFAYQRLEDKSSEIELLTASIMMENDVRYFSARLDDEASHYEYVQNLKRIKDMIRQRMQNASGVEAIHLYWPEDNLLISTKAGFSLDEEIIEIPIQAGEKWSNQQDRLSFSLSYPYLNREQQAVEFIVYTEMKPSFLNDIRKSVTTLEKSNALLELPDGYIMYESSNIDHDVVKEMTSMESEKIDKKEVTIDNEDFRVLSRSGKRNQIKIISYYDVGNLMRPIKQINGLTFISTFSVLFIGLLLIYVFYKNIFTQIGMLIRQFKNVENGDLEVVLPTKTNSEFDYVFDQFNQMVRGIDRLLNSLEKEYHLRDLAERKQLQAQINPHFLYNSLFYIVSMADNPEAVREMTMHLADYYQYRTETKDLVSLEEEIDFAHAYLSIISLRKQISYQINVETDISDIEVLPLLIQPLLENAIQHGIDKKEGAHQVILSIKKVTEGLEVSVSDDGNGLLESERSRLLDCINHHSSSNQSSIGLKNINQRLVNYYGKNSTLKIEREEELGGLKVSFVILKEDSDEIVNSG; from the coding sequence ATGAAAAAAACAAAATCTTTTTTATATTTATTAGGTTTTTTTCTCATTTGTATTCTCCTGTTCTTTTTTGTTTTATATCATTATACGACTCGACAATTAAATTCTAGTCTCTCTAACTCTGCCGAGAACCAACTATCATTTGCCTATCAACGATTAGAAGATAAATCTTCAGAGATTGAATTACTGACTGCATCGATCATGATGGAAAATGACGTCCGCTATTTTTCCGCCAGATTAGACGATGAAGCGTCTCATTATGAATATGTCCAGAACTTGAAAAGAATTAAAGATATGATCCGACAAAGAATGCAAAATGCTAGTGGAGTAGAAGCGATTCATCTCTATTGGCCAGAAGATAATTTGCTTATCAGTACGAAAGCAGGTTTTTCACTTGATGAAGAAATCATTGAAATACCTATACAAGCAGGTGAAAAATGGTCCAATCAACAAGACCGTCTTTCTTTTTCCCTATCTTATCCTTATTTGAATCGCGAACAGCAAGCAGTTGAATTCATTGTATATACAGAAATGAAACCGTCTTTCTTGAATGATATCCGTAAATCCGTGACTACACTTGAAAAGTCTAATGCTCTTCTAGAGCTTCCAGATGGCTATATCATGTATGAATCATCCAATATCGATCATGATGTAGTAAAAGAAATGACCAGTATGGAAAGCGAAAAAATCGATAAAAAAGAAGTAACAATTGATAACGAGGATTTCCGTGTCCTCTCCCGTTCTGGTAAAAGAAACCAAATAAAAATTATTTCTTATTACGATGTTGGAAATTTAATGAGACCGATCAAACAGATTAACGGACTAACTTTTATTTCAACATTTAGTGTATTATTTATCGGGCTATTACTTATCTATGTTTTTTATAAAAATATATTTACTCAAATTGGCATGCTGATTCGTCAATTCAAAAATGTAGAGAATGGTGATTTAGAAGTTGTTTTGCCAACCAAAACAAATAGTGAATTCGATTATGTTTTTGACCAGTTTAACCAAATGGTAAGAGGTATTGATCGCTTATTGAATTCTCTTGAAAAAGAATACCATTTAAGAGACTTAGCCGAAAGAAAACAATTACAAGCCCAAATAAACCCTCATTTTCTCTATAATAGTCTTTTTTATATTGTTTCCATGGCTGATAATCCAGAAGCAGTACGTGAGATGACCATGCACTTAGCAGATTATTATCAGTATCGAACCGAGACAAAAGATTTAGTTTCATTAGAAGAGGAAATTGATTTTGCACATGCTTATTTATCAATTATTTCTTTAAGAAAACAAATCTCTTACCAAATCAATGTAGAAACGGATATTTCTGATATAGAAGTACTACCTCTGCTTATTCAGCCTTTATTAGAAAATGCGATCCAACATGGAATCGATAAAAAAGAAGGTGCACACCAAGTGATTTTATCGATAAAAAAAGTAACAGAGGGACTGGAAGTTTCTGTGAGTGATGACGGAAACGGACTGTTGGAAAGCGAACGTTCTCGATTGCTGGATTGTATCAATCACCATTCTTCCTCTAATCAGAGCAGTATTGGTCTAAAAAATATCAATCAAAGATTGGTAAATTATTATGGAAAGAATTCTACATTGAAAATAGAGAGAGAGGAAGAATTAGGGGGTTTAAAGGTAAGTTTTGTTATTCTGAAGGAGGATAGCGATGAAATTGTTAATAGTGGATGA
- a CDS encoding family 43 glycosylhydrolase, translated as MKTYQNGTLWHDKNGEEIHAHGGYIIQHEGFYYWYGEDRRENYYVSCYRSKDLVEWEFRNHILTTESKVEEYRVRTKRLLVHPNGKKVNIERPKVVYNKKNKKFVMWVHYENGNDYRDAAAAVATCDTPDGDFTYHGHFNPFGYMSRDCTLFIDDNETGYFISAARDNADLHVYRLSEDYLNIESLVHKLWQGEYREAPAVIKHNQKYFMISSFCTGWAPNQGKYSVADTMEGTWTDLEEIGDETTYLSQPSFLLKANDQILYFGDRWGGDDGYFNSGYVVYPLEEKEGKWKLIEKREVIFRENEIDFQ; from the coding sequence ATGAAGACATATCAAAATGGTACGTTGTGGCATGACAAAAATGGCGAAGAAATACATGCGCATGGTGGCTACATTATTCAACATGAAGGATTTTATTATTGGTACGGAGAAGATCGACGAGAAAACTATTATGTAAGTTGTTATCGTTCGAAAGACTTAGTAGAATGGGAATTTAGAAATCATATTTTAACGACGGAATCAAAAGTAGAAGAATATCGTGTGCGGACTAAGAGATTGTTGGTTCACCCAAATGGAAAAAAAGTTAATATAGAACGACCAAAAGTAGTATATAATAAGAAAAATAAAAAGTTTGTAATGTGGGTACATTACGAAAATGGTAACGATTATCGAGATGCTGCAGCAGCAGTAGCAACATGCGATACACCGGATGGAGATTTCACTTACCACGGACATTTCAATCCTTTTGGTTATATGTCGCGGGACTGCACTCTGTTCATAGATGATAATGAGACAGGTTACTTTATTTCGGCGGCAAGAGATAACGCCGATTTACACGTGTACCGTTTGAGTGAGGATTATCTGAATATAGAGAGCCTTGTACACAAATTGTGGCAAGGGGAGTATAGAGAAGCTCCAGCAGTCATCAAACATAATCAAAAATATTTTATGATTTCTTCTTTCTGCACAGGATGGGCCCCCAACCAAGGGAAATATAGCGTTGCAGATACAATGGAAGGAACATGGACAGACTTGGAAGAGATAGGAGACGAAACAACTTATCTCAGTCAGCCGAGTTTTTTACTGAAAGCCAATGATCAGATTCTTTACTTCGGTGATCGTTGGGGTGGAGACGATGGTTATTTTAATTCTGGATATGTCGTTTATCCCTTGGAAGAAAAAGAGGGGAAATGGAAGCTCATTGAGAAAAGAGAAGTCATATTTAGAGAGAATGAAATAGATTTCCAATAA